Proteins encoded in a region of the Malaciobacter mytili LMG 24559 genome:
- a CDS encoding O-methyltransferase yields MNNFSQEDKKIFEEIEKIREEIKAQNIPITLKDYGAGDPKENRDEEQMYKGVEKVTNSFDLCSIGLKNEWAQKLYFLVKQNKPKNILEMGTCCGFSSIYMAKANKTSNIFTIEGDCNVAQLASNNIKKANCTNIKQFIGKFQDILQEVLEEIKTIDFAFIDGHHDKNATIKYFEQIKPYLTNNSIVVFDDISWSKGMQEAWEVIKKDTVIEKIEDLNKLGICYIR; encoded by the coding sequence ATGAATAATTTTTCACAAGAAGATAAAAAAATCTTTGAAGAAATAGAAAAAATAAGAGAAGAGATAAAAGCCCAAAATATCCCTATTACACTTAAAGATTATGGTGCAGGAGATCCAAAAGAAAATAGAGATGAAGAACAGATGTATAAAGGTGTTGAAAAAGTAACAAACTCTTTTGATTTATGTTCTATTGGTTTAAAAAATGAATGGGCACAAAAGCTTTACTTTTTAGTAAAACAAAATAAGCCTAAAAATATTTTAGAAATGGGAACTTGTTGTGGATTTTCAAGTATTTATATGGCCAAAGCAAATAAAACTTCAAATATTTTTACTATTGAAGGTGATTGCAATGTTGCCCAACTTGCTTCAAATAATATAAAAAAAGCAAATTGTACAAATATAAAGCAGTTTATAGGAAAATTTCAAGATATTTTACAAGAAGTTTTAGAAGAGATAAAAACAATAGATTTTGCTTTTATTGATGGTCACCATGATAAAAATGCTACTATTAAATATTTTGAACAAATTAAACCTTATTTAACAAATAACTCAATTGTTGTTTTTGATGATATTTCTTGGTCTAAAGGTATGCAAGAAGCTTGGGAAGTTATAAAAAAAGATACTGTAATTGAAAAAATAGAAGATTTAAATAAACTTGGAATTTGTTATATAAGGTAA
- a CDS encoding DUF354 domain-containing protein: MIWFDLVTPKSVLFFIPIIKEIEKRGRKVLITAREGNGYSEVVELLRLYNMEFVNRGEFGGACLKDKLHASIERQKALMEFVTIYDIDRLVCLCSVDANRVAFGLGIPVINFYDIPLSDYNTNFKKALPQARLTLPLSTRVFKPFVVPDEIFLRFSLDEEQIFDYNFIDPLIWLKDFKPDFEYVKKVLKPYNLDLSKKLIIIREEEYKSSYVDKKYPILYEALEEIHKTTNSNIVIIPRYESSYLKEEFPFATILEEKTIIQHLLAYADLFIGGGGTLNTEACFFNTPTISTRSFICHYDKYQIDNNLMYWVNTKEELLQKVYTLLESKKEEKENVFLQMQLNISNMVDDILK; this comes from the coding sequence ATGATATGGTTTGATTTAGTTACTCCAAAATCTGTTTTATTTTTTATTCCTATAATCAAAGAGATTGAAAAAAGAGGAAGAAAAGTTCTAATAACAGCAAGGGAAGGAAATGGTTATTCTGAAGTAGTTGAATTATTAAGACTTTATAATATGGAATTTGTAAATAGAGGGGAGTTTGGAGGAGCTTGTTTAAAAGATAAACTTCACGCTTCAATAGAAAGACAAAAAGCCCTAATGGAATTTGTAACTATTTATGATATAGATAGACTGGTTTGCTTATGTTCTGTTGATGCAAATAGAGTTGCTTTTGGTCTTGGAATACCTGTAATAAACTTTTATGATATTCCCCTATCAGATTATAATACAAACTTTAAAAAAGCCCTTCCTCAAGCAAGACTTACCTTACCTTTATCAACAAGAGTTTTTAAACCTTTTGTTGTTCCAGATGAGATATTCTTACGATTTTCTCTAGATGAAGAACAGATTTTTGATTATAATTTTATTGACCCACTTATTTGGCTAAAAGATTTTAAACCTGATTTTGAATATGTAAAAAAAGTGCTTAAACCTTATAATCTTGATTTATCAAAAAAACTAATTATTATTAGAGAAGAAGAGTATAAATCTTCTTATGTTGATAAAAAATACCCAATTTTATATGAAGCCTTAGAAGAGATACATAAAACTACTAATTCAAATATAGTAATTATTCCAAGATATGAAAGCTCATATTTAAAAGAAGAGTTTCCTTTTGCAACTATTTTAGAAGAAAAAACAATAATCCAACACCTATTAGCTTATGCTGATTTATTTATTGGAGGAGGAGGAACTTTAAACACTGAAGCTTGTTTTTTCAATACTCCCACAATATCTACAAGAAGTTTTATTTGTCACTATGATAAGTATCAAATAGATAATAACCTTATGTATTGGGTAAATACAAAAGAAGAACTTTTACAAAAAGTTTATACTCTACTTGAAAGTAAAAAAGAAGAAAAAGAGAATGTATTTTTACAAATGCAATTAAATATTTCTAATATGGTAGATGATATATTAAAATAA